Proteins encoded in a region of the Phoenix dactylifera cultivar Barhee BC4 chromosome 3, palm_55x_up_171113_PBpolish2nd_filt_p, whole genome shotgun sequence genome:
- the LOC103706314 gene encoding putative pentatricopeptide repeat-containing protein At3g11460, mitochondrial: protein MIQRLPPPTQKSDKEETGPTEGESWTTRLRVLTDAGRHGEALALLRRMFRHPNPPPDASTLPAALLAAAALSLPSAAAQLHSRAISSGSLAHPFVLTALLSSYSRLSLLPLSRRLFADVSPSAPAATLVVAFNALISGHARHSLPSGALALFRGMRRSALPFNAVTLLALLPSCAHSAVPPLHACAIRVALTGEPSVANCLLSAYARAGAVDLARQMFDEMPNPKQLISWNAMISGYAQNGLAPRVLDLYREMEQSGEVEPDPVTLVGVLASCAHLGADSVGRRIERYIAQNPAHGSNIYLKNALINLHARCGDLARAREIFDMMQKRSIFSWTAMIAGYGMHGHGVAALQLFERMRASGIRPDGVVMVSVLSACSHAGMTEEGLEYFSKMERLFGVVPGPEHYACMVDLLGRAGRLEQASDLIKSMPVEPDGAVWGALLGACKIHKNVELGELAFKHVVKLEPMNVGYYVLLSNVYSDAGRLDGVARIRSMMRRRGLRKDAGCSYMELEGSVHLFVADDHSHPQARRIYEMVVKLEALAKEACGVESKKDELRNEKGKILPVTGFHSEKLAVAFGLLNTEAGTEIVVIKNLRVCEDCHLFMKVVSNIANRKFVVRDASRFHHFEGGVCSCKDYW from the coding sequence ATGATCCAACGCCTTCCCCCTCCAACCCAAAAATCCGACAAAGAGGAGACCGGCCCGACCGAAGGCGAGTCATGGACCACCCGCCTGCGCGTGCTCACCGACGCCGGCCGCCACGGCGAGGCCCTCGCCCTCCTCCGCCGCATGTTCCGACACCCCAACCCCCCGCCCGACGCCTCCACCCTCCCCGCCGCCctcctcgccgccgccgccctctcgctcccctccgccgccgcccagCTCCACTCCCGCGCCATCTCCTCCGGCTCCCTCGCCCACCCCTTCGTCCTCACCGCCCTCCTCTCCTCATACTCCCGCCTCTCCCTCCTCCCGCTCTCCCGCCGCCTCTTCGCCGACGTCTCCCCCTCAGCCCCCGCCGCCACCCTCGTCGTCGCCTTCAACGCCCTTATCTCCGGCCACGCCCGCCACTCCCTCCCCTCCGGTGCCCTCGCCCTCTTCCGCGGGATGCGCCGCTCTGCCCTCCCCTTCAACGCCGTCACCCTCCTCGCCCTCCTCCCCTCCTGCGCCCACTCCGCCGTCCCGCCCCTCCACGCCTGCGCCATCCGCGTCGCCCTCACCGGCGAACCCTCCGTCGCCAATTGCCTCCTCTCCGCCTACGCTCGCGCCGGCGCCGTCGACCTCGCCCGCCAGATGTTCGACGAGATGCCCAACCCAAAACAGCTCATCTCGTGGAACGCCATGATCTCTGGCTACGCCCAGAACGGCCTCGCCCCTCGCGTTCTGGACCTCTACCGCGAGATGGAGCAGTCTGGCGAAGTCGAGCCGGACCCTGTCACCCTTGTAGGCGTGCTCGCCTCCTGCGCCCATCTCGGAGCCGACTCCGTTGGCCGGAGAATCGAGCGTTATATAGCTCAAAATCCTGCCCACGGTTCCAATATCTATCTAAAGAACGCACTAATAAACCTGCATGCTAGATGTGGTGATTTAGCTCGAGCGCGAGAGATATTCGACATGATGCAGAAAAGAAGCATTTTCTCGTGGACTGCAATGATTGCTGGCTACGGAATGCATGGGCATGGAGTGGCCGCGTTGCAGCTCTTTGAAAGGATGAGAGCCAGTGGAATCcgacctgatggagttgtaatggTGAGCGTGCTGTCTGCTTGTAGCCATGCCGGAATGACCGAGGAGGGATTGGAGTACTTCTCCAAAATGGAGAGGCTCTTTGGGGTCGTTCCCGGGCCGGAGCACTACGCATGCATGGTCGACCTGCTCGGTCGTGCCGGCCGGCTCGAGCAGGCATCGGACCTCATTAAGTCGATGCCGGTGGAGCCTGACGGTGCCGTCTGGGGTGCACTCTTGGGAGCCTGCAAGATTCATAAGAATGTTGAGTTGGGGGAATTGGCTTTCAAGCATGTCGTCAAGCTGGAGCCGATGAATGTGGGGTATTATGTTTTGTTATCAAACGTATATTCGGATGCCGGGAGGTTAGATGGTGTGGCGAGAATTCGATCAATGATGAGACGCAGAGGACtgaggaaggatgctgggtgtaGTTATATGGAGCTCGAGGGGAGTGTTCATTTGTTCGTGGCTGATGACCATTCACACCCGCAGGCGAGGAGAATTTATGAGATGGTGGTTAAACTGGAGGCTTTGGCGAAGGAGGCTTGTGGAGTGGAGAGCAAGAAGGATGAATTGAGGAATGAGAAGGGAAAGATTCTGCCAGTAACTGGGTTCCACAGCGAGAAGTTGGCTGTTGCTTTTGGGCTTTTGAATACTGAAGCTGGGACAGAGATTGTGGTGATCAAGAACTTGAGGGTATGTGAGGATTGCCATTTGTTCATGAAGGTTGTCTCTAATATAGCAAATCGAAAGTTCGTAGTAAGGGATGCGAGCCGGTTCCATCATTTTGAGGGTGGAGTTTGTTCTTGTAAAGATTATTGGTGA